From one Cereibacter sphaeroides 2.4.1 genomic stretch:
- a CDS encoding TetR/AcrR family transcriptional regulator: MEERDSETGWRGSREGWLQAAYEALIEGGVESVKIMTLAARLKLSRTSFYWFFKDRADVLDALRSQWAGTTTAPLVAASAEYAESRAEAMLNVLACFLSGRFDARFEFAARSWGLQDPAMAAAVEAADAERLAALTDMLARWGHDPQEADVRARTVYLVQIGYISMRAEETLETRLARIPNYVEIYTGVRPEPREMARFRARLGLAV; this comes from the coding sequence ATGGAGGAACGGGATTCCGAGACGGGGTGGCGCGGGTCGCGCGAAGGCTGGCTTCAGGCGGCCTACGAGGCGCTGATCGAGGGCGGCGTGGAATCGGTCAAGATCATGACCCTCGCCGCGCGGCTGAAGCTCTCCCGCACCAGCTTCTACTGGTTCTTCAAGGACCGGGCCGACGTGCTGGATGCGCTGCGCAGCCAGTGGGCCGGGACGACGACCGCGCCCCTCGTGGCGGCCTCTGCCGAATATGCGGAGAGCCGGGCCGAAGCGATGCTGAATGTGCTGGCCTGCTTCCTCTCGGGTCGGTTCGATGCGCGCTTCGAATTCGCGGCCCGCAGCTGGGGCCTGCAGGATCCCGCCATGGCTGCGGCCGTCGAGGCGGCGGATGCCGAGCGGCTGGCGGCGCTGACCGACATGCTCGCGCGGTGGGGGCACGATCCGCAGGAGGCGGATGTGCGGGCGCGGACCGTCTATCTGGTGCAGATCGGCTATATCTCGATGCGGGCGGAGGAGACGCTGGAGACGCGGCTCGCGCGCATTCCGAACTATGTCGAGATCTACACCGGCGTGCGCCCCGAGCCGCGCGAGATGGCGAGGTTCCGGGCGAGGCTGGGTCTTGCGGTCTGA
- a CDS encoding Gfo/Idh/MocA family protein produces the protein MTIRIGWIGCGRHATWMLMPQLARSGFEIAAVCDRDAAAAQAAARQFGAKAVFSDFEEMIAAGGLDAIGMAVGPEVHYRATLAAIARGLPVFMEKPPAATAVQAEELMRASEAAKVPVTVGFMKRYSTGNRIAKNILEGGDFGPVLGIHGSYMTAPTYFAGEVDYTGFYLHHCVHYMDLIPWFAGADFADVQLRKNVCGKGKMLLHMNFACENGVIGNVVMGTVQSRGTPMEFVQVMGDHHRVEVENVINVAWHRNPPFKAEDPRALLDPGCDSLVWTPNFTAAANEDHKGYHALLTDVAAMIRGESDRAPVIRDGWLAMKRLERMIALIEA, from the coding sequence ATGACGATCAGGATCGGATGGATCGGCTGCGGCCGCCACGCAACCTGGATGCTGATGCCGCAGCTCGCCCGTTCGGGCTTCGAGATCGCGGCGGTCTGCGACCGTGACGCGGCGGCCGCGCAGGCGGCCGCGCGCCAGTTCGGCGCGAAGGCCGTCTTCTCGGACTTCGAGGAAATGATTGCCGCAGGCGGGCTCGATGCCATCGGCATGGCGGTGGGCCCCGAGGTCCATTACCGCGCGACGCTCGCGGCCATCGCGCGGGGCCTGCCCGTCTTCATGGAAAAGCCCCCCGCCGCCACTGCCGTGCAAGCCGAAGAGCTGATGCGCGCCTCCGAGGCCGCGAAGGTGCCGGTCACGGTGGGCTTCATGAAGCGCTATTCCACCGGCAACCGGATCGCGAAGAACATCCTCGAGGGCGGCGACTTCGGCCCCGTGCTGGGCATCCACGGCAGCTACATGACCGCGCCCACCTATTTCGCGGGCGAGGTGGATTATACCGGCTTCTACCTGCACCATTGCGTCCATTACATGGACCTGATCCCCTGGTTCGCAGGGGCCGACTTCGCCGACGTGCAGCTGCGCAAGAATGTCTGCGGCAAGGGCAAGATGCTCCTGCACATGAACTTCGCCTGCGAGAACGGGGTGATCGGCAACGTGGTGATGGGCACGGTCCAGTCGCGCGGCACACCGATGGAGTTCGTTCAGGTGATGGGCGACCATCACCGCGTCGAGGTCGAGAATGTCATCAACGTGGCCTGGCACCGCAACCCGCCCTTCAAGGCCGAGGATCCCCGCGCCCTGCTCGATCCCGGCTGCGACAGCCTCGTCTGGACGCCGAACTTCACCGCGGCGGCGAACGAGGATCACAAGGGCTATCATGCGCTTCTGACCGATGTGGCGGCAATGATCCGCGGCGAGTCCGACCGGGCGCCGGTGATCCGCGACGGCTGGCTCGCCATGAAGCGGCTCGAACGGATGATCGCGCTGATCGAGGCCTGA
- a CDS encoding ABC transporter substrate-binding protein, with protein sequence MKRTISALALLAGLAPGIASADSTVRFWYHFDNPENPMSDLVAKFEEANPGIRIDAQNVPWNSYYDNLYTAIVGGNAPDAAMLKMFALPRLLEMEALEPLDEMIAGWEGRDDILDNLFDLTEAEDGKHYYLPVQYVALYLYYRADMFEELGLAPPETCDQFREAAIKLTRDTNNDGKIDTYGFGFRGGKSGHEHWGAFTLGREGVALDESLTSEAGVAGTQFVVDLFQKDKVFPPSAPNDGFQEIIGAFKTGVTAMTIHHVGSSNDLVAALGDKVAAVPVPECGGGRWTTFGDESTGVFSNASDKEAAWKWISFLSSEGNNALFNSATGQLPVTKSDSATWDQHEKRFVDATQASLPFAHLLPASSATPEFVNTVWPTNMQRALNGEITAAQMNEAIAKLFAEE encoded by the coding sequence ATGAAAAGAACCATCAGCGCGCTGGCCCTTCTGGCCGGCCTCGCGCCGGGGATCGCCTCGGCCGACAGCACCGTCCGCTTCTGGTATCACTTCGACAATCCGGAGAACCCGATGTCGGATCTGGTGGCCAAGTTCGAGGAAGCGAACCCGGGCATCAGGATCGACGCGCAGAACGTGCCCTGGAACAGCTATTACGACAATCTCTACACGGCCATCGTCGGCGGCAACGCGCCCGACGCGGCCATGCTGAAGATGTTCGCCCTGCCGCGCCTTCTCGAGATGGAGGCGCTCGAGCCGCTCGACGAGATGATCGCGGGCTGGGAGGGCCGCGACGACATCCTCGACAATCTCTTCGACCTGACCGAGGCCGAGGATGGCAAGCACTATTACCTGCCGGTGCAATATGTGGCGCTCTACCTCTATTACCGCGCCGACATGTTCGAGGAGCTGGGCCTCGCCCCGCCCGAGACCTGCGACCAGTTCCGCGAAGCCGCGATCAAGCTCACCCGCGACACGAACAACGACGGCAAGATCGACACCTACGGGTTCGGCTTCCGCGGCGGCAAGTCCGGGCACGAACATTGGGGCGCCTTCACGCTGGGCCGCGAGGGCGTGGCGCTCGACGAGAGCCTCACCTCCGAGGCCGGCGTGGCGGGCACGCAGTTCGTGGTGGATCTCTTCCAGAAGGACAAGGTCTTCCCGCCCTCGGCCCCGAACGACGGCTTTCAGGAGATCATCGGCGCCTTCAAGACCGGCGTGACCGCGATGACGATCCACCATGTCGGCTCCTCGAACGATCTGGTGGCGGCACTGGGCGACAAGGTCGCGGCGGTGCCGGTGCCAGAATGCGGCGGCGGGCGCTGGACCACCTTCGGCGACGAATCCACCGGGGTCTTCAGCAATGCCAGCGACAAGGAAGCCGCCTGGAAGTGGATCTCGTTCCTTTCGTCGGAGGGCAACAACGCGCTCTTCAACAGCGCCACGGGCCAGCTTCCGGTGACCAAGAGCGACAGCGCCACCTGGGACCAGCACGAGAAGCGCTTCGTCGACGCGACCCAGGCCTCGCTCCCCTTCGCCCATCTGCTGCCCGCCTCCTCGGCCACGCCCGAGTTCGTGAACACCGTCTGGCCCACGAACATGCAGCGCGCGCTGAACGGGGAGATCACCGCCGCCCAGATGAACGAAGCCATCGCCAAGCTCTTCGCCGAAGAGTGA
- a CDS encoding glycosyltransferase family protein, which translates to MTLRRTLLVSTHNMDARPWSGVLWEWSNVVSRLEGGRVIAPQDRLYRPGAGAVSLPLRDRLELKYRKLRGHYVPRMEPMTLDLDYDLTLYTCQFVYEIEEIDQIRQWRDRSGIAAIFLLESWSSTFEQWKDKLRLLDRFDHVFVLNGSSKEALARYTSAPITQLSTATDTMLTAPFPHLPKRGIDVTVIGRRDASVHERLLDLSAERDLVYVYDVWKGQEMRDGWAPVRRYNADLIRHSHCFLAWDPGDPSAVRELAGGDRALSTRYFEGAAGGALVLGSAPDCPEYHQAFDWPDALIPLDRDIGEVLAELEDNPARVERARRSNIAQSLRRHDWAHRWKRVLDTLGLEATPEHERRLQQLNEMAAHVERAEPVVRTRPTMLASTATG; encoded by the coding sequence ATGACCCTTCGCAGGACGCTGCTCGTTTCCACGCACAACATGGATGCCCGGCCGTGGAGCGGCGTGCTCTGGGAATGGTCGAACGTCGTCTCGCGGCTCGAGGGCGGGCGGGTGATCGCGCCGCAGGACCGTCTCTACCGGCCGGGCGCGGGCGCGGTGAGCCTGCCGTTGCGCGACCGGCTGGAGCTCAAATACCGCAAGCTGCGCGGGCACTACGTCCCGCGGATGGAGCCGATGACGCTCGATCTCGACTACGACCTCACCCTCTACACCTGCCAGTTCGTCTATGAGATCGAGGAGATCGACCAGATCCGGCAGTGGCGCGACCGGTCGGGGATCGCCGCGATCTTTCTTCTGGAAAGCTGGTCCTCGACCTTCGAGCAATGGAAGGACAAGCTGCGGCTGCTGGATCGGTTCGACCATGTCTTCGTGCTGAACGGCTCGAGCAAGGAAGCGCTGGCGCGCTATACGAGCGCGCCGATCACGCAGCTGTCCACGGCAACCGACACGATGCTGACCGCGCCGTTCCCGCATCTGCCGAAGCGCGGCATCGATGTGACGGTGATCGGGCGCCGCGATGCGTCGGTGCACGAGCGTCTTCTCGATCTCTCCGCCGAGCGCGACCTCGTCTATGTCTATGACGTCTGGAAGGGGCAGGAGATGCGCGACGGCTGGGCGCCGGTGCGGCGCTACAACGCCGACCTGATCCGGCACAGCCACTGCTTCCTCGCCTGGGATCCGGGCGATCCGTCTGCGGTGCGCGAACTCGCCGGCGGCGACCGGGCGCTGTCGACGCGCTATTTCGAGGGGGCGGCCGGCGGTGCGCTCGTCCTCGGCAGTGCGCCCGATTGCCCGGAATATCATCAGGCCTTCGACTGGCCCGATGCGCTGATCCCGCTCGACCGGGACATCGGCGAGGTGCTGGCCGAACTCGAGGACAATCCGGCCCGGGTCGAGCGGGCACGGCGCAGCAACATCGCGCAGTCGCTGCGCCGTCACGACTGGGCCCACCGCTGGAAGCGGGTGCTCGACACGCTGGGGCTCGAGGCCACGCCCGAGCATGAGCGGCGGCTTCAGCAGCTCAATGAGATGGCGGCCCATGTCGAGCGGGCCGAGCCTGTCGTCCGCACGCGGCCGACGATGCTCGCCTCGACTGCAACGGGCTAG
- a CDS encoding carbohydrate ABC transporter permease has translation MALGRKSTLRRILTVDLPMVLILVFTLGPYLWMALTSLTAEDKLFTRGPSVFDLVWENYARLFANVGFARNMLDSLIVASGTVIVGLTLSVTAAYSFSRFDFRFKRVLLLQFLLINMFPLVLLILPLFVLMRQLGLLDTHLALIIANSTIAIPFSVWMMTSYINGIPKSLDEAAMTDGCSRLSAMVRVILPLCAPGIIATGIYIFITAWNEYLYALTLGGQNVRPITVAVQTMIGEYQVQWGLLTAGGIVGAMPATLLFLIVQRRLVGGLTQGAVKG, from the coding sequence ATGGCTCTGGGACGCAAATCCACCCTCCGGCGGATCCTGACCGTCGATCTGCCGATGGTCCTGATCCTCGTCTTCACGCTCGGCCCCTATCTCTGGATGGCGCTGACCTCGCTCACGGCCGAGGACAAGCTTTTCACCCGCGGCCCCTCGGTCTTCGACCTCGTCTGGGAGAACTACGCCCGGCTCTTCGCCAACGTGGGCTTCGCGCGCAACATGCTCGACAGCCTGATCGTGGCCTCGGGCACCGTGATCGTGGGCCTCACCCTGTCGGTGACGGCGGCCTACAGCTTCTCGCGCTTCGATTTCCGCTTCAAGCGCGTGCTGCTGCTGCAGTTCCTGCTCATCAACATGTTCCCGCTGGTGCTCCTGATCCTGCCGCTCTTCGTGCTGATGCGCCAGCTGGGGCTTCTGGACACGCATCTCGCGCTCATCATCGCGAACTCGACCATCGCCATTCCCTTCTCGGTCTGGATGATGACGAGCTACATCAACGGCATCCCGAAATCGCTGGACGAGGCGGCGATGACCGACGGCTGCTCGCGGCTCTCGGCCATGGTGCGGGTGATCCTGCCGCTCTGCGCGCCGGGCATCATCGCGACCGGCATCTACATCTTCATCACCGCCTGGAACGAATATCTCTATGCCCTGACGCTGGGTGGCCAGAACGTCCGGCCCATCACGGTCGCGGTGCAGACCATGATCGGCGAATATCAGGTCCAGTGGGGCCTCCTCACCGCCGGCGGCATCGTGGGCGCCATGCCCGCCACCCTCCTGTTCCTGATCGTGCAGCGGCGCCTCGTGGGCGGCCTGACTCAGGGCGCCGTGAAGGGCTGA
- a CDS encoding alpha/beta hydrolase: MSLTLAPEMRAVLDRLLAEDGVQPDPTLLPPAEGRAAAEAGNRRWNGPEPAMARELRVETPDGRRAHVFLPAGDLGREAILFIHGGGWAFCSAATHEGAARQLAVETGAAVVTFDYRLAPEHPYPAGLEDCLAVWAGREAILAGRRWSVAGDSAGAHLAVALMFRLNGRDLPATGLLFYGVFDADFESPSYVEVAEGPGLTRAKMLRYWDFYTPAAGRLEDPCLTPARAPDAMLAALPPLYLNAAEIDPLRSDAERFSARLTALGRTDRFDIVPGVVHGFMQMSRWLPQSVAAYRRAGEVFRALT; encoded by the coding sequence ATGAGCCTGACCCTTGCTCCCGAAATGCGCGCCGTGCTCGACCGGCTCTTGGCCGAGGACGGGGTGCAGCCCGATCCGACGCTCCTGCCGCCGGCCGAGGGCCGGGCGGCGGCCGAGGCCGGCAACCGGCGCTGGAACGGGCCGGAGCCCGCCATGGCGCGCGAGCTTCGCGTCGAGACGCCGGACGGGCGGCGGGCGCATGTCTTCCTGCCCGCGGGCGATCTCGGGCGCGAGGCGATCCTCTTCATCCACGGCGGCGGCTGGGCCTTCTGCTCGGCCGCGACCCACGAGGGGGCGGCGCGCCAGCTTGCGGTCGAGACCGGCGCGGCGGTGGTGACTTTCGACTACCGGCTCGCGCCGGAACATCCCTATCCGGCGGGACTGGAGGATTGTCTCGCCGTCTGGGCCGGGCGCGAGGCGATCCTCGCCGGACGCCGCTGGTCGGTGGCGGGCGATAGCGCGGGCGCCCATCTCGCGGTCGCGCTGATGTTCCGGCTGAACGGCCGCGACCTGCCGGCGACGGGGCTCCTCTTCTACGGGGTGTTCGATGCCGATTTCGAAAGCCCGAGCTATGTCGAGGTGGCCGAGGGGCCGGGCCTGACCCGCGCCAAGATGCTGCGCTACTGGGATTTCTACACGCCCGCGGCAGGCCGGCTCGAGGATCCCTGTCTCACGCCCGCCCGCGCGCCGGATGCGATGCTGGCGGCGCTGCCGCCGCTCTATCTCAACGCGGCCGAGATCGATCCCCTGCGCTCGGACGCCGAGCGCTTCTCGGCGCGGCTCACAGCGTTGGGGCGGACCGACAGGTTCGACATCGTGCCGGGGGTCGTCCACGGATTCATGCAGATGAGCCGTTGGCTGCCGCAGTCGGTGGCGGCCTACCGCCGGGCGGGCGAGGTGTTCCGGGCGCTCACCTGA
- a CDS encoding sugar phosphate isomerase/epimerase family protein: MKNPVGIISMQFIRPFTSESLHFLKKSRALGFDFIELLVPEPEDGLDAAEVRRICEGEGLGLVLAARVNLQRSIASEEPAARAGGRDYLKYCIEAAEALGATIVGGPLYGEPLVFAGRPPFPWTAEQIAARAARTVEGLAEVAPLAASAGKVFGLEPLNRFETDIVNTTAQAIEVVDAVGSPGLGVMLDTFHMNMEERSIPDAIRATGARLVHFQANENHRGFPGTGTMDWTAIARALGQAGYAGPVSLEPFRRDDERVALPIAHWRAPHEDEDEKLRAGLGLIRSALTLAEVTH; this comes from the coding sequence GTGAAAAATCCTGTCGGCATCATCTCGATGCAGTTCATCCGGCCCTTCACCTCGGAGTCGCTGCATTTCCTGAAGAAGTCCCGGGCCCTGGGCTTCGATTTCATCGAGCTTCTCGTGCCCGAGCCCGAAGACGGGCTCGACGCGGCCGAGGTGCGGCGCATCTGCGAGGGCGAGGGGCTGGGCCTCGTTCTGGCCGCGCGCGTGAACCTCCAGCGCTCGATCGCGAGCGAGGAGCCTGCGGCGCGGGCCGGCGGGCGCGACTATCTGAAATATTGCATCGAGGCCGCCGAGGCGCTCGGCGCGACCATCGTCGGCGGCCCGCTCTATGGCGAGCCGCTGGTCTTCGCCGGCCGCCCGCCCTTCCCCTGGACGGCCGAACAGATCGCCGCCCGCGCCGCCCGCACCGTCGAGGGGCTGGCCGAAGTGGCCCCGCTCGCCGCGAGCGCGGGCAAGGTCTTCGGGCTCGAGCCGCTGAACCGCTTCGAGACCGACATCGTGAACACGACCGCACAGGCCATCGAGGTGGTGGATGCGGTGGGCTCGCCCGGTCTCGGCGTCATGCTCGACACGTTCCACATGAACATGGAGGAACGCTCGATCCCCGATGCGATCCGCGCCACAGGCGCGCGCCTCGTCCATTTTCAGGCCAACGAGAACCACCGCGGCTTCCCCGGCACCGGCACCATGGACTGGACGGCCATCGCGCGGGCGCTGGGGCAGGCGGGCTACGCGGGTCCGGTCTCGCTCGAGCCCTTCCGGCGCGACGACGAGCGCGTGGCGCTGCCCATCGCCCACTGGCGCGCCCCGCACGAGGACGAGGACGAGAAGCTGCGCGCGGGGCTGGGCCTCATCCGCTCCGCGCTCACCCTGGCGGAGGTGACCCACTGA
- a CDS encoding ABC transporter ATP-binding protein, with product MARISLQKIVKRYGGMEAIHGVDLEVEDGEFVAFVGPSGCGKSTMLRMIAGLEDISGGHMRIGDRLVNDIEPKGRDVAMVFQDYALYPHMTVRDNIGFGLKMRGEPAETIRKKVEEAARILQLEDLLDRRPGQLSGGQRQRVAMGRAIVRKPKVFLFDEPLSNLDAKLRVEMRTQIKRLHRMLRTTTIYVTHDQVEAMTLADRVVVLRKGSIIQHGRPLELYERPSCRFVAEFIGSPQMNILPGRVASSDRGTVIEVGGGAIPLSHLPVPVGTSLDVGLRPEHLEPCAPEEADFVAEVDVLEELGSDTLAICLMGEREITVRVPADRARSLGRTQPLRFDRQNLHLFDAANGQRIDFIA from the coding sequence ATGGCACGCATCAGTCTGCAGAAGATCGTGAAGCGGTATGGCGGGATGGAGGCCATCCACGGCGTCGATCTCGAGGTGGAGGACGGCGAGTTCGTGGCCTTCGTGGGGCCCTCGGGCTGCGGGAAATCCACCATGCTGCGGATGATTGCCGGGCTCGAGGACATCAGCGGCGGCCATATGCGCATCGGCGACCGGCTGGTGAACGATATCGAGCCCAAGGGCCGCGACGTGGCGATGGTGTTTCAGGATTACGCGCTCTATCCGCACATGACGGTGCGCGACAACATCGGCTTCGGGCTGAAGATGCGCGGCGAGCCCGCCGAGACGATTCGGAAGAAGGTCGAGGAAGCCGCGCGCATCCTCCAGCTCGAGGACCTGCTCGACCGCCGCCCCGGCCAGCTCTCGGGCGGCCAGCGTCAGCGCGTGGCCATGGGCCGCGCCATCGTGCGCAAGCCCAAGGTCTTCCTGTTCGACGAGCCGCTCTCGAACCTCGACGCCAAGCTGCGGGTCGAAATGCGCACCCAGATCAAGCGGCTGCACCGGATGCTGCGCACGACGACGATCTATGTGACCCACGATCAGGTCGAGGCGATGACGCTGGCCGACCGCGTGGTGGTTCTGCGCAAGGGCAGCATCATCCAGCACGGCCGTCCGCTCGAGCTCTACGAGCGGCCCTCCTGCCGCTTCGTGGCCGAATTCATCGGCTCGCCGCAGATGAACATCCTGCCGGGTCGCGTGGCCTCGTCGGATCGCGGCACGGTGATCGAGGTGGGCGGCGGCGCGATCCCGCTTTCGCATCTGCCGGTGCCGGTGGGCACCAGCCTCGATGTGGGCCTGCGCCCCGAGCATCTGGAGCCCTGCGCGCCCGAGGAGGCCGATTTCGTCGCAGAGGTGGACGTGCTCGAGGAGCTGGGGTCGGATACGCTCGCCATCTGCCTCATGGGCGAGCGCGAGATCACCGTGCGGGTGCCGGCCGACCGGGCCCGCAGCCTCGGCCGCACGCAGCCGCTGCGCTTCGACCGCCAGAACCTGCATCTCTTCGATGCGGCGAACGGCCAGCGGATCGACTTCATCGCCTGA
- a CDS encoding GntR family transcriptional regulator, giving the protein MGVGEAFGAGPQRSRSAQVEHALRREIVLGTLPPGGVLRELDLAQRFAVAQGTIREALMRLSEEGLVQRRARRDTHVTEAHSDDVVELLRIRHDIECRAAIRVIEANDPRLRRDLDMLLQAMRLAALQEDEYALLEQDCRFHLRLFEAAAMPVVEPVLMRCLLHTQRFKILNSAANSRELLATADRHVSILEALETRSAEALMRALSHHIATIVDFGPEVMPTLAPEAGQGMATPALKVHP; this is encoded by the coding sequence ATGGGTGTGGGCGAGGCCTTCGGAGCGGGACCGCAGCGCAGCCGCAGCGCGCAGGTGGAGCATGCGCTCCGCCGCGAGATCGTGCTGGGGACGCTTCCGCCCGGCGGCGTGCTGCGCGAACTGGATCTGGCGCAGCGGTTCGCGGTGGCGCAGGGCACCATCCGCGAAGCGCTGATGCGGCTGTCGGAAGAAGGGCTGGTCCAGCGCCGCGCCCGCCGCGACACCCATGTGACGGAGGCCCATTCCGACGATGTGGTGGAGCTTCTGCGCATCCGCCACGACATCGAATGCCGCGCTGCGATCCGGGTGATCGAGGCGAACGACCCTCGCCTGCGCAGGGATCTCGACATGCTGCTGCAGGCCATGCGGCTGGCCGCGCTGCAGGAAGACGAATATGCGCTGCTGGAGCAAGACTGCCGCTTTCACCTGCGTCTGTTCGAGGCCGCCGCCATGCCGGTGGTGGAGCCGGTGCTGATGCGCTGCCTTCTTCATACGCAGCGGTTCAAGATCCTGAACAGTGCGGCGAACAGCCGGGAGCTGCTCGCGACCGCCGACCGGCATGTCTCGATCCTCGAGGCGCTAGAGACGCGCAGCGCCGAGGCGCTGATGCGCGCGCTCTCGCATCACATCGCGACCATCGTCGATTTCGGCCCCGAGGTCATGCCGACGCTCGCGCCCGAGGCAGGGCAGGGCATGGCGACCCCCGCCCTGAAGGTGCATCCATGA
- a CDS encoding siderophore-interacting protein has translation MTLAQQTVGFYEGPLPEGLLDHIEEHVAAFEIPQERRDGLLRIAYGRGQTEIEAAGARLRIAIRAGGPVELYQLRESAMYLLDHVCPAAGKGIAWTGTPETQRPPSLHPATLVARERRGANFLRLTMGCAGTAALDAGPMHFSLLLSPEGRAPVWPRLDGRGRTVWPEGEEALHRAAYTFVALEPEANRFTFDLFLHEGSRASAWALSAPLGTKVAVMGPGGGDLPDAGEILLAGDETALPAIRRILETSAADRRGRVLIEIGDDGDRMPLRAPEQVEVTWLRRHAGETLLAALRAVDLDPDAPPPYLWVAAEQATVREARAHFRRDPRVASMRPYFSTYWRREG, from the coding sequence ATGACCCTCGCTCAACAGACCGTAGGCTTCTACGAAGGTCCGCTGCCGGAAGGGCTGCTCGACCACATCGAGGAGCATGTGGCGGCGTTCGAGATCCCTCAGGAGCGGAGGGACGGTCTCCTGCGCATCGCCTATGGCCGCGGCCAGACCGAGATCGAGGCCGCGGGGGCGCGCCTGCGCATCGCGATCCGCGCCGGCGGCCCGGTGGAGCTCTACCAGCTTCGCGAGAGTGCGATGTATCTGCTCGACCATGTCTGCCCCGCTGCGGGCAAGGGCATCGCCTGGACGGGAACCCCCGAGACGCAGCGGCCGCCGAGCCTTCATCCCGCGACGCTCGTCGCCCGCGAGCGGCGGGGCGCGAACTTCCTGCGCCTGACGATGGGCTGCGCGGGCACGGCGGCGCTCGATGCGGGGCCGATGCATTTCTCGCTGCTCCTGTCGCCCGAGGGCCGCGCGCCGGTCTGGCCGCGGCTCGACGGGCGCGGCCGCACCGTCTGGCCCGAGGGCGAGGAGGCGCTGCACCGCGCGGCCTACACGTTCGTCGCGCTGGAGCCGGAGGCGAACCGCTTCACCTTCGACCTCTTCCTGCATGAAGGAAGCCGGGCGAGCGCCTGGGCGCTCTCGGCCCCGCTCGGCACGAAGGTGGCGGTGATGGGACCGGGCGGCGGCGATCTTCCGGACGCGGGCGAGATCCTCCTTGCGGGCGACGAGACGGCGCTGCCCGCGATCCGGCGCATCCTCGAGACCTCCGCCGCCGACCGGCGCGGCCGGGTGCTGATCGAGATCGGCGACGACGGTGACCGCATGCCCCTCCGCGCGCCCGAGCAGGTCGAGGTGACATGGCTCCGGCGCCACGCGGGAGAGACGCTGCTTGCAGCGCTGAGGGCGGTCGATCTCGATCCCGATGCGCCGCCCCCCTACCTCTGGGTGGCGGCGGAGCAGGCGACCGTGCGGGAGGCACGCGCCCATTTCCGGCGCGACCCGCGGGTGGCGTCGATGCGCCCCTATTTCTCGACCTACTGGCGTCGAGAGGGATGA
- a CDS encoding carbohydrate ABC transporter permease — protein sequence MTSVPVPDRDEIAPARRARLWRQVLPLALLSPAVLVTLAIVFFPMVQTAWMSLHDYVLFRPKKFDWVGLKHYAAILQDEVFWISLRHTVLWIAITVPAQALLGLATALLLNQKFPWRPVARALIIIPWALPSVVIALMWAWIYDSNYGVLNDLLLRVGILEQSIPWLANPGTALYAIILTLTWQGFPFFAVMILAGLQSIPRSYYEAASLDGASSLRQFWHITLPGISGVLFTAILLRTIWVANSMDVIFVMTGGGPGYATYTLPLYAFLEARTNLDFGYGSALAMTFTLLLLGIVILYLKRSAKAVH from the coding sequence ATGACAAGTGTTCCGGTCCCTGACCGCGACGAAATCGCCCCCGCCCGCCGCGCGCGGCTCTGGCGGCAGGTGCTGCCGCTGGCGCTGCTGTCCCCGGCCGTGCTCGTCACGCTCGCCATCGTCTTCTTCCCGATGGTGCAGACGGCCTGGATGAGCCTGCACGACTATGTGCTGTTCCGGCCGAAGAAATTCGACTGGGTGGGGCTCAAGCACTATGCGGCGATCCTGCAGGACGAGGTCTTCTGGATCTCGCTGCGCCACACGGTGCTCTGGATCGCGATCACGGTGCCCGCGCAGGCGCTTCTGGGGCTGGCGACGGCGCTTCTCCTGAACCAGAAGTTCCCGTGGCGGCCCGTGGCCCGCGCGCTCATCATCATTCCCTGGGCACTACCCTCGGTCGTGATCGCGCTGATGTGGGCCTGGATCTACGATTCGAACTACGGCGTGCTGAACGACCTTCTGCTGCGCGTGGGCATCCTCGAACAGTCGATCCCGTGGCTCGCGAACCCCGGCACCGCGCTCTATGCGATCATCCTCACGCTGACCTGGCAGGGCTTTCCCTTCTTCGCGGTGATGATCCTCGCCGGTCTCCAGTCGATCCCGCGCAGCTACTACGAGGCGGCCTCGCTCGACGGCGCCTCGAGCCTACGGCAGTTCTGGCACATCACGCTGCCCGGCATCTCGGGCGTGCTCTTCACCGCGATCCTGTTGCGCACGATCTGGGTCGCGAACTCGATGGACGTGATCTTCGTGATGACCGGCGGCGGGCCCGGCTATGCCACCTATACCCTGCCGCTCTACGCCTTCCTCGAGGCGCGCACGAACCTCGATTTCGGCTACGGATCGGCACTCGCCATGACCTTCACGCTGCTCCTGCTCGGCATCGTGATCCTTTATCTGAAACGTTCGGCCAAGGCGGTGCACTGA